The following nucleotide sequence is from Gemmatimonadaceae bacterium.
TGATGCGTGCCGCCGGAATGCCGCGCGTGACGCGCAGCCAGTCGTACGCGGCGCGGGCATCCGCGTACGTCCCCTGCTCGTCGGGCGCGCGCGATTCGCTCTCGCCAAAGCCGCGGTAATCGATGGCCAGGATGTTGAGGCCCAGCGCATGCCACCGCTTGTAGAACTGGGGAAGCACCGACGACGTGACGTTGCCGGCATTGCCGTGCAGGTAGAGCAGCCACTGGGCCGCCGTGTCCGTGGCGGGAATGACGAGGCCCGTGATCTTTGCGCCGTCGCCGCTCGTCAGCGTCAATCGGTTCGATACGAGGCCGAGCGAATCGGGGAGCGGCAGCACCGTGCGCCCGCCAAATGCCTCGGGCTGGAAGACCATGCGCTTCTCGTTCGCCATCAGGTACACGATCGGCGTGGTGTAGCCCACGCCGGCGAGCACGGCGACCGCAACGACGCCGCGGCGCACGGCCCTGGTCATCACATCGCCTTCTTGATGGCCGCGTCGAGATCCTGTTGCGCACCGAGCCCGGTGTAGACCACCACCCCCGCCTTGTTCACGACGACCACGAAGCCGGTGGCCGGCACTTCATACGCGTCC
It contains:
- a CDS encoding alpha/beta hydrolase; translated protein: MTRAVRRGVVAVAVLAGVGYTTPIVYLMANEKRMVFQPEAFGGRTVLPLPDSLGLVSNRLTLTSGDGAKITGLVIPATDTAAQWLLYLHGNAGNVTSSVLPQFYKRWHALGLNILAIDYRGFGESESRAPDEQGTYADARAAYDWLRVTRGIPAARIIIYGHSLGSGVATELALHVQAGGLIIEGAFTSAPDIGAAMYPWFPVRLIASQRFDNLDKIARVAVPKLIMHASDDRIVPYAHGQRLFAAASAPKEWVELKGGHMRAFLNDSAHFWGHAGAFVQRLRTDLPVSESPPPERP